The following proteins are co-located in the Betta splendens chromosome 9, fBetSpl5.4, whole genome shotgun sequence genome:
- the strip2 gene encoding striatin-interacting protein 1 homolog isoform X3 codes for MQAEDMESSMESPNLEFEYGDTDTLTAELSELYSYTEEPEFALNRDYFEEDFKSHARGRRWIELTLEEQRAYVMRLLDALEVTDRDKRLKVARAILYLAQGVFDECDTEVDVLHWSRHNVFLLYDMGIFTALLELLSMEIDNSQACSSAVRKPAISLADSTELRVLLSIMYLMMETVRVQTEDDRPEWTAARETFKNELGSPLYNGEPFALLLFTMVTKFCSMNAPHFPMKKVLLLLWKTVLFTLGGFEELQEMKVGSRRRLDLPPLPEDSIKVVRAMRAASPPASAMELIEQQQQQKRGRRSRRSAFVDSLEGDSPYPKKQPLVKQDSLDTYNERDPFKNDDARDEEEDPEDGDSGIEGEVDPLDRDVIIQPPPPPPLLRPPAERVNFPKGLPWAPKVREKDIEHFLETSRNKFIGFTLGNDTETLVGLPRPIHESVKTLKQHKYVSIAEIQIKREEELQQCPMTLGEEEVEETPAEALYLGMLPNLSQYVIALLKLLLAAAPTSKAKTDSINILADVLPEEMPITVLQSMKLGIDVNRHKEIIVKAISALLLLLLKHFKLNHIYQFEIVSQHLVFANCIPLILKFFNQNIMSYISAKNSICVLDFPHCAVHEMPELTAESLEAGDNNQFCWRNLFSCINLLRILNKLTKWKHSRTMMLVVFKSAPILKRALKVKQAMMQLYVLKLLKIQTKYLGRQWRKSNMKTMSAIYQKVRHRLNDDWAYGNDIDARPWDFQAEECALRESIERFNSRRYDKNRNGDFAPVDNCLQSVLGQRVDLPEDFHYSYEMWLEREVFSQPIQWEGLLQHP; via the exons ATGCAGGCGGAGGACATGGAG AGCTCCATGGAGTCGCCCAACCTGGAGTTCGAGTACGGGGACACGGACACGCTCACCGCCGAGCTTTCAG AGCTCTACAGCTACACGGAGGAGCCGGAGTTTGCCCTGAACAGAGACTACTTTGAGGAGGACTTCAAGAGCCACG CTCGGGGCAGGAGGTGGATCGAGCTGACGCTGGAGGAACAGAGGGCGTACGTGATGAGGCTGCTGGACGCGCTGGAGGTGACGGACCGAGACAAGAGGCTGAAGGTGGCCCGGGCCATCCTCTACCTGGCCCAAG GAGTGTTTGATGAGTGCGACACTGAGGTGGATGTGCTCCACTGGTCCAGACACAACGTCTTCCTGCTCTACGACATGGGCATCTTCAcggcgctgctggagctgctcagcatGGAGATAGA taaCAGCCAGGCGTGCAGCAGTGCCGTGAGGAAGCCTGCCATCTCTCTTGCAGACAGCACAGAGCTCAG GGTGTTGCTCAGCATCATGTACCTGATGATGGAGACTGTCCGGGTTCAGACTGAAGACGACAGACCCGAGTGGACGGCGGCCAGAGAGACCTTCAAGAATGAGCTGG GTTCTCCCCTGTATAACGGAGAGCCTTTCGCCCTGCTCCTCTTCACAATGGTGACCAAATTCTGCAGCATGAACGCGCCGCACTTCCCCATGAAGaaggtcctgctgctgctctggaagaCCGTACTG TTCACGCTGGGCGGCTTCGAGGAGCTCCAGGAGATGAAGGTgggcagccggcgccgcctggacctgccgccgctgccggagGACAGCATCAAGGTGGTCCGGGCCATGCGGGCGGCCTCGCCCCCGGCCTCCGCCATGGAGCTCatcgagcagcagcagcagcagaagagggGCCGGCGCAGTCGCAGG AGTGCCTTTGTTGATAGCTTGGAAGGAGACAGTCCCTATCCCAAGAAGCAG CCCCTGGTCAAGCAGGACAGCCTGGACACGTACAACGAGCGCGACCCCTTCAAGAACGACGACGCCcgcgacgaggaggaggacccCGAGGACGGCGACAGCGGCATCGAGGGCGAGGTGGACCCCCTGGACCGCGACGTCATCatccagccgccgccgccgccgcccctccTCAGGCCGCCGGCGGAGCGGGTCAACTTCCCCAAGGGCCTCCCCTGGGCCCCCAAAGTCAG GGAGAAGGACATCGAGCACTTCCTGGAGACCAGCAGGAACAAGTTCATCGGTTTCACTCTGGGAAA CGACACAGAGACCCTGGTGGGTTTGCCCAGACCCATCCACGAGAGCGTCAAGACTCTCAAACAG CACAAATATGTGTCTATTGCTGAAATCCAGATTAAGAGGGAAGAGGAGCTACAGCAATGTCCAATGACTTTG ggggaggaggaggtggaggagactcCAGCAGAGGCTCTGTACCTGGGCATGCTTCCTAACCTCTCTCAGTACGTG ATTGCCCTGTTGAAGCTGTTGTTGGCTGCCGCTCCGACCTCCAAAGCCAAAACCGACTCTATCAACATCTTGGCCGACGTGCTGCCTGAGGAGATGCC tATCACTGTCCTTCAAAGCATGAAGCTCGGAATAGATGTGAACCGTCACAAGGAAATCATTGTCAAGGccatctctgctctgctgctgctgctcctcaagcACTTCAAGCTCAACCATATTTATCAG TTCGAAATAGTCTCCCAGCACCTGGTCTTTGCCAACTGTATCCCACTCATCCTCAAGTTCTTCAACCAGAACATCATGTCCTACATCAGTGCCAAAAACAG CATATGCGTCCTGGACTTCCCGCACTGCGCCGTCCACGAGATGCCCGAGCTCACAGCTGAGAGCCTG GAAGCGGGAGACAATAACCAGTTTTGCTGGAGGAACCTGTTTTCCTGCATCAACCTGCTGAGGATCCTGAACAAGCTGACCAAGTGGAAGCACTCCCGGACCATG ATGCTGGTGGTGTTCAAGTCGGCCCCTATCCTGAAAAGGGCGCTGAAGGTCAAACAGGCCATGATGCAGCTCTATGTGCTCAAGCTCCTTAAGATACAGACCAAGTACCTCGGCCGCCAGTGGAGGAAGAGCAACATGAAAACCATGTCGGCCATCTACCAAAAGGTCCGGCACAGGCTCAACGACGACTGGGCCTACGGAAACG ATATCGACGCGCGGCCCTGGGACTTCCAGGCGGAGGAGTGCGCCCTCAGGGAGAGCATCGAGAGGTTCAACAGCCGGCGCTACGACAAGAACCGGAACGGGGACTTCGCGCCCGTGGACAACTGCCTGCAGAGCGTGCTGGGCCAGCGGGTGGACCTGCCCGAGGACTTCCACTACAGCTACGAGAtgtggctggagagagaggtgTTCTCCCAGCCCATCCAGTGGGAggggctgctgcagcatccGTGA
- the strip2 gene encoding striatin-interacting protein 1 homolog isoform X1, with the protein MQAEDMEVPIISNLNDNGDRQRPKGKDVFKDQQKESESSMESPNLEFEYGDTDTLTAELSELYSYTEEPEFALNRDYFEEDFKSHARGRRWIELTLEEQRAYVMRLLDALEVTDRDKRLKVARAILYLAQGVFDECDTEVDVLHWSRHNVFLLYDMGIFTALLELLSMEIDNSQACSSAVRKPAISLADSTELRVLLSIMYLMMETVRVQTEDDRPEWTAARETFKNELGSPLYNGEPFALLLFTMVTKFCSMNAPHFPMKKVLLLLWKTVLFTLGGFEELQEMKVGSRRRLDLPPLPEDSIKVVRAMRAASPPASAMELIEQQQQQKRGRRSRRSAFVDSLEGDSPYPKKQPLVKQDSLDTYNERDPFKNDDARDEEEDPEDGDSGIEGEVDPLDRDVIIQPPPPPPLLRPPAERVNFPKGLPWAPKVREKDIEHFLETSRNKFIGFTLGNDTETLVGLPRPIHESVKTLKQHKYVSIAEIQIKREEELQQCPMTLGEEEVEETPAEALYLGMLPNLSQYVIALLKLLLAAAPTSKAKTDSINILADVLPEEMPITVLQSMKLGIDVNRHKEIIVKAISALLLLLLKHFKLNHIYQFEIVSQHLVFANCIPLILKFFNQNIMSYISAKNSICVLDFPHCAVHEMPELTAESLEAGDNNQFCWRNLFSCINLLRILNKLTKWKHSRTMMLVVFKSAPILKRALKVKQAMMQLYVLKLLKIQTKYLGRQWRKSNMKTMSAIYQKVRHRLNDDWAYGNDIDARPWDFQAEECALRESIERFNSRRYDKNRNGDFAPVDNCLQSVLGQRVDLPEDFHYSYEMWLEREVFSQPIQWEGLLQHP; encoded by the exons ATGCAGGCGGAGGACATGGAGGTACCAATCATTAGTAACCTTAACGATAACGGCGACAGGCAGAGGCCGAAAGGGAAAGATGTGTTCAAGGATCAGCAGAAGGAGTCGGAG AGCTCCATGGAGTCGCCCAACCTGGAGTTCGAGTACGGGGACACGGACACGCTCACCGCCGAGCTTTCAG AGCTCTACAGCTACACGGAGGAGCCGGAGTTTGCCCTGAACAGAGACTACTTTGAGGAGGACTTCAAGAGCCACG CTCGGGGCAGGAGGTGGATCGAGCTGACGCTGGAGGAACAGAGGGCGTACGTGATGAGGCTGCTGGACGCGCTGGAGGTGACGGACCGAGACAAGAGGCTGAAGGTGGCCCGGGCCATCCTCTACCTGGCCCAAG GAGTGTTTGATGAGTGCGACACTGAGGTGGATGTGCTCCACTGGTCCAGACACAACGTCTTCCTGCTCTACGACATGGGCATCTTCAcggcgctgctggagctgctcagcatGGAGATAGA taaCAGCCAGGCGTGCAGCAGTGCCGTGAGGAAGCCTGCCATCTCTCTTGCAGACAGCACAGAGCTCAG GGTGTTGCTCAGCATCATGTACCTGATGATGGAGACTGTCCGGGTTCAGACTGAAGACGACAGACCCGAGTGGACGGCGGCCAGAGAGACCTTCAAGAATGAGCTGG GTTCTCCCCTGTATAACGGAGAGCCTTTCGCCCTGCTCCTCTTCACAATGGTGACCAAATTCTGCAGCATGAACGCGCCGCACTTCCCCATGAAGaaggtcctgctgctgctctggaagaCCGTACTG TTCACGCTGGGCGGCTTCGAGGAGCTCCAGGAGATGAAGGTgggcagccggcgccgcctggacctgccgccgctgccggagGACAGCATCAAGGTGGTCCGGGCCATGCGGGCGGCCTCGCCCCCGGCCTCCGCCATGGAGCTCatcgagcagcagcagcagcagaagagggGCCGGCGCAGTCGCAGG AGTGCCTTTGTTGATAGCTTGGAAGGAGACAGTCCCTATCCCAAGAAGCAG CCCCTGGTCAAGCAGGACAGCCTGGACACGTACAACGAGCGCGACCCCTTCAAGAACGACGACGCCcgcgacgaggaggaggacccCGAGGACGGCGACAGCGGCATCGAGGGCGAGGTGGACCCCCTGGACCGCGACGTCATCatccagccgccgccgccgccgcccctccTCAGGCCGCCGGCGGAGCGGGTCAACTTCCCCAAGGGCCTCCCCTGGGCCCCCAAAGTCAG GGAGAAGGACATCGAGCACTTCCTGGAGACCAGCAGGAACAAGTTCATCGGTTTCACTCTGGGAAA CGACACAGAGACCCTGGTGGGTTTGCCCAGACCCATCCACGAGAGCGTCAAGACTCTCAAACAG CACAAATATGTGTCTATTGCTGAAATCCAGATTAAGAGGGAAGAGGAGCTACAGCAATGTCCAATGACTTTG ggggaggaggaggtggaggagactcCAGCAGAGGCTCTGTACCTGGGCATGCTTCCTAACCTCTCTCAGTACGTG ATTGCCCTGTTGAAGCTGTTGTTGGCTGCCGCTCCGACCTCCAAAGCCAAAACCGACTCTATCAACATCTTGGCCGACGTGCTGCCTGAGGAGATGCC tATCACTGTCCTTCAAAGCATGAAGCTCGGAATAGATGTGAACCGTCACAAGGAAATCATTGTCAAGGccatctctgctctgctgctgctgctcctcaagcACTTCAAGCTCAACCATATTTATCAG TTCGAAATAGTCTCCCAGCACCTGGTCTTTGCCAACTGTATCCCACTCATCCTCAAGTTCTTCAACCAGAACATCATGTCCTACATCAGTGCCAAAAACAG CATATGCGTCCTGGACTTCCCGCACTGCGCCGTCCACGAGATGCCCGAGCTCACAGCTGAGAGCCTG GAAGCGGGAGACAATAACCAGTTTTGCTGGAGGAACCTGTTTTCCTGCATCAACCTGCTGAGGATCCTGAACAAGCTGACCAAGTGGAAGCACTCCCGGACCATG ATGCTGGTGGTGTTCAAGTCGGCCCCTATCCTGAAAAGGGCGCTGAAGGTCAAACAGGCCATGATGCAGCTCTATGTGCTCAAGCTCCTTAAGATACAGACCAAGTACCTCGGCCGCCAGTGGAGGAAGAGCAACATGAAAACCATGTCGGCCATCTACCAAAAGGTCCGGCACAGGCTCAACGACGACTGGGCCTACGGAAACG ATATCGACGCGCGGCCCTGGGACTTCCAGGCGGAGGAGTGCGCCCTCAGGGAGAGCATCGAGAGGTTCAACAGCCGGCGCTACGACAAGAACCGGAACGGGGACTTCGCGCCCGTGGACAACTGCCTGCAGAGCGTGCTGGGCCAGCGGGTGGACCTGCCCGAGGACTTCCACTACAGCTACGAGAtgtggctggagagagaggtgTTCTCCCAGCCCATCCAGTGGGAggggctgctgcagcatccGTGA
- the strip2 gene encoding striatin-interacting protein 1 homolog isoform X2, whose product MQAEDMEVPIISNLNDNGDRQRPKGKDVFKDQQKESESSMESPNLEFEYGDTDTLTAELSELYSYTEEPEFALNRDYFEEDFKSHARGRRWIELTLEEQRAYVMRLLDALEVTDRDKRLKVARAILYLAQGVFDECDTEVDVLHWSRHNVFLLYDMGIFTALLELLSMEIDNSQACSSAVRKPAISLADSTELRVLLSIMYLMMETVRVQTEDDRPEWTAARETFKNELGSPLYNGEPFALLLFTMVTKFCSMNAPHFPMKKVLLLLWKTVLFTLGGFEELQEMKVGSRRRLDLPPLPEDSIKVVRAMRAASPPASAMELIEQQQQQKRGRRSRRPLVKQDSLDTYNERDPFKNDDARDEEEDPEDGDSGIEGEVDPLDRDVIIQPPPPPPLLRPPAERVNFPKGLPWAPKVREKDIEHFLETSRNKFIGFTLGNDTETLVGLPRPIHESVKTLKQHKYVSIAEIQIKREEELQQCPMTLGEEEVEETPAEALYLGMLPNLSQYVIALLKLLLAAAPTSKAKTDSINILADVLPEEMPITVLQSMKLGIDVNRHKEIIVKAISALLLLLLKHFKLNHIYQFEIVSQHLVFANCIPLILKFFNQNIMSYISAKNSICVLDFPHCAVHEMPELTAESLEAGDNNQFCWRNLFSCINLLRILNKLTKWKHSRTMMLVVFKSAPILKRALKVKQAMMQLYVLKLLKIQTKYLGRQWRKSNMKTMSAIYQKVRHRLNDDWAYGNDIDARPWDFQAEECALRESIERFNSRRYDKNRNGDFAPVDNCLQSVLGQRVDLPEDFHYSYEMWLEREVFSQPIQWEGLLQHP is encoded by the exons ATGCAGGCGGAGGACATGGAGGTACCAATCATTAGTAACCTTAACGATAACGGCGACAGGCAGAGGCCGAAAGGGAAAGATGTGTTCAAGGATCAGCAGAAGGAGTCGGAG AGCTCCATGGAGTCGCCCAACCTGGAGTTCGAGTACGGGGACACGGACACGCTCACCGCCGAGCTTTCAG AGCTCTACAGCTACACGGAGGAGCCGGAGTTTGCCCTGAACAGAGACTACTTTGAGGAGGACTTCAAGAGCCACG CTCGGGGCAGGAGGTGGATCGAGCTGACGCTGGAGGAACAGAGGGCGTACGTGATGAGGCTGCTGGACGCGCTGGAGGTGACGGACCGAGACAAGAGGCTGAAGGTGGCCCGGGCCATCCTCTACCTGGCCCAAG GAGTGTTTGATGAGTGCGACACTGAGGTGGATGTGCTCCACTGGTCCAGACACAACGTCTTCCTGCTCTACGACATGGGCATCTTCAcggcgctgctggagctgctcagcatGGAGATAGA taaCAGCCAGGCGTGCAGCAGTGCCGTGAGGAAGCCTGCCATCTCTCTTGCAGACAGCACAGAGCTCAG GGTGTTGCTCAGCATCATGTACCTGATGATGGAGACTGTCCGGGTTCAGACTGAAGACGACAGACCCGAGTGGACGGCGGCCAGAGAGACCTTCAAGAATGAGCTGG GTTCTCCCCTGTATAACGGAGAGCCTTTCGCCCTGCTCCTCTTCACAATGGTGACCAAATTCTGCAGCATGAACGCGCCGCACTTCCCCATGAAGaaggtcctgctgctgctctggaagaCCGTACTG TTCACGCTGGGCGGCTTCGAGGAGCTCCAGGAGATGAAGGTgggcagccggcgccgcctggacctgccgccgctgccggagGACAGCATCAAGGTGGTCCGGGCCATGCGGGCGGCCTCGCCCCCGGCCTCCGCCATGGAGCTCatcgagcagcagcagcagcagaagagggGCCGGCGCAGTCGCAGG CCCCTGGTCAAGCAGGACAGCCTGGACACGTACAACGAGCGCGACCCCTTCAAGAACGACGACGCCcgcgacgaggaggaggacccCGAGGACGGCGACAGCGGCATCGAGGGCGAGGTGGACCCCCTGGACCGCGACGTCATCatccagccgccgccgccgccgcccctccTCAGGCCGCCGGCGGAGCGGGTCAACTTCCCCAAGGGCCTCCCCTGGGCCCCCAAAGTCAG GGAGAAGGACATCGAGCACTTCCTGGAGACCAGCAGGAACAAGTTCATCGGTTTCACTCTGGGAAA CGACACAGAGACCCTGGTGGGTTTGCCCAGACCCATCCACGAGAGCGTCAAGACTCTCAAACAG CACAAATATGTGTCTATTGCTGAAATCCAGATTAAGAGGGAAGAGGAGCTACAGCAATGTCCAATGACTTTG ggggaggaggaggtggaggagactcCAGCAGAGGCTCTGTACCTGGGCATGCTTCCTAACCTCTCTCAGTACGTG ATTGCCCTGTTGAAGCTGTTGTTGGCTGCCGCTCCGACCTCCAAAGCCAAAACCGACTCTATCAACATCTTGGCCGACGTGCTGCCTGAGGAGATGCC tATCACTGTCCTTCAAAGCATGAAGCTCGGAATAGATGTGAACCGTCACAAGGAAATCATTGTCAAGGccatctctgctctgctgctgctgctcctcaagcACTTCAAGCTCAACCATATTTATCAG TTCGAAATAGTCTCCCAGCACCTGGTCTTTGCCAACTGTATCCCACTCATCCTCAAGTTCTTCAACCAGAACATCATGTCCTACATCAGTGCCAAAAACAG CATATGCGTCCTGGACTTCCCGCACTGCGCCGTCCACGAGATGCCCGAGCTCACAGCTGAGAGCCTG GAAGCGGGAGACAATAACCAGTTTTGCTGGAGGAACCTGTTTTCCTGCATCAACCTGCTGAGGATCCTGAACAAGCTGACCAAGTGGAAGCACTCCCGGACCATG ATGCTGGTGGTGTTCAAGTCGGCCCCTATCCTGAAAAGGGCGCTGAAGGTCAAACAGGCCATGATGCAGCTCTATGTGCTCAAGCTCCTTAAGATACAGACCAAGTACCTCGGCCGCCAGTGGAGGAAGAGCAACATGAAAACCATGTCGGCCATCTACCAAAAGGTCCGGCACAGGCTCAACGACGACTGGGCCTACGGAAACG ATATCGACGCGCGGCCCTGGGACTTCCAGGCGGAGGAGTGCGCCCTCAGGGAGAGCATCGAGAGGTTCAACAGCCGGCGCTACGACAAGAACCGGAACGGGGACTTCGCGCCCGTGGACAACTGCCTGCAGAGCGTGCTGGGCCAGCGGGTGGACCTGCCCGAGGACTTCCACTACAGCTACGAGAtgtggctggagagagaggtgTTCTCCCAGCCCATCCAGTGGGAggggctgctgcagcatccGTGA